Proteins from one Nitrobacteraceae bacterium AZCC 2146 genomic window:
- a CDS encoding hypothetical protein (product_source=Hypo-rule applied; pfam=PF11578), which yields MSTPQLATKYVFSLAIKIGAPIVAGDLGHGIRRIIPILGGEVVGEGMRGTIYPVGADFQTIRPNGFTELEAKYAFEMDDGAVVYIENVGIRFGPKEALDRIARGEVVDPALIYFRSVPKFETGSTKYRWLMENLFIGVGARHPDRVEIAVHQVL from the coding sequence ATGAGCACACCGCAACTCGCCACGAAGTATGTTTTCAGCCTCGCGATAAAAATTGGCGCGCCGATCGTCGCCGGCGACCTCGGCCATGGTATTCGCCGCATCATTCCGATCCTCGGCGGCGAGGTTGTCGGCGAGGGGATGCGGGGCACGATCTATCCGGTTGGCGCTGATTTCCAGACCATCCGTCCCAACGGCTTTACCGAGTTGGAAGCGAAATACGCCTTCGAGATGGACGACGGCGCGGTGGTCTATATCGAGAATGTCGGCATCCGCTTCGGGCCAAAGGAGGCGCTGGACCGCATCGCGCGCGGCGAGGTCGTCGATCCCGCTCTGATCTATTTCCGCTCGGTGCCGAAATTCGAGACCGGCAGCACGAAGTACCGCTGGCTGATGGAAAACCTTTTCATCGGCGTCGGCGCCCGGCATCCCGACCGCGTCGAGATCGCGGTCCATCAGGTTTTGTGA